The window TCAGTCTGACCAGGGGAGGGGCATAGCGGGCCACGATGTTCCTACATCAGCCCCGGGGGCAGTCCCAGCCCGCCGGTCAACCGACCCATCTCCTGGCTCATCAGCTCGCGAGACCTTCGGAGCGCCTCATTCGCCGCCGCCATCACGAGGTCTTGCAGCATCTCCAGCTCGTCCGGACCGGCCACCTCCGGATCGATCTTTACCGCAACGACTTCACCCTGACCGTTACAGACGACCGTCACCATTCCGCCACCCGCCGTCCCTTCAACCCGCTTCGTCGCAGCCTCCGCCTGAATCTTTTCCATCTCGGCTTTCATGCGTTGCGCCTGTTTCATCATATTTCCGAAGTTCTTCATCTCATTCTCCCGTCGGCCCTATTCGGGCTGTTTCGCCCTGACTCGAACGATTTGGCCGTCAAAGAGCTCTACGGCACGCTGCACCAGGGGATGACGTCGCAGCGCCTCCTGACCTGCCTGTGCGTCCCACA of the Candidatus Methylomirabilis tolerans genome contains:
- a CDS encoding YbaB/EbfC family nucleoid-associated protein, giving the protein MKNFGNMMKQAQRMKAEMEKIQAEAATKRVEGTAGGGMVTVVCNGQGEVVAVKIDPEVAGPDELEMLQDLVMAAANEALRRSRELMSQEMGRLTGGLGLPPGLM